The Eriocheir sinensis breed Jianghai 21 chromosome 21, ASM2467909v1, whole genome shotgun sequence genome includes the window GAAGGTAGAAAACACGAACTTGGTTAACTTTGCAACTGATAATAGACGAACAGAAGCTCGGGCAATAGAAACGGAGCTCAAGATAAGAAGATGGGCGCAGCTGAAAGGATAATGTTAAGGTGGAAGATTGTGAGGTGCAactaggtttgattaggttaggtttgcttaGGTTAGGTTTCGTGTGATAAGGCTTGGTGAGGTTAGGCTTTAAGTGAAATGGGGTGCAGAATAGAGGTTAGAAAGTGGaagcaaggcacacacacacacacacacacacacacacacacacacacacacatacatacacaaacagacactCACGCAGGGCCCGTTGGGTACGAGTAGAGCTcagcggcggggggcgggggggctgcCTTGCCGAACCCGATGATGAAGTGGATGAGGAAGGCCACGACGCCCGCCAGCAGGAGGAAGAACCCGACGGACTCCACGCTGATGGTGAGGGAGTTGTCGGGGAGGATGTCCTGCAGGTTGTTGGTGGCCGCCATGATCTCCGCAACCAGGTCGGCTTTCTTGATGGCCAGGctaggggcggcggcggggccctccgtggtggtggtggtggttgtggtggtggggtcaTCTGCCGCCGCCGCTTTCTGTGTTGTCATCGCCACCAGCAGGAGAAGGCTGAGGAGTCCTGAAGGAGTATATGAGTtataaggatctctctctctctctctctctctctctctctctctctctctcttctctgtccttttctccttctctatctatttatccatcatCTCTACGCTTCTTGCCAGCTcgctactcctttttttttcccttttcttccttccttttcttttataacTATACTGAAACGaatctcttacttttttttatctattctctctctctctctctctctctctctctctcacccacccacccacctgtaGGAGACATCTCGGCGTGCTTGAGGAGGGAGGACAAGGAGTGAGGTAGGAGGGATGGCCGCGGCAAGCACACTATAGGCCTGTCCGTCGCCCCCTCCCTTATATAACCCTCGCTCACCCCCCTTAACACCCCCCCCCAAACCCCCCCTCCCAACACCGCCCCTCAAGCACCAGGGACCGTTTATGTGGGTCAAGGCGGTAGCCACAGGACAGGCGAGGCGCTGCCCTTCCTCTTATGCCTTGGTTATGTTTattatgtctgtctttctctttatctttctatctatctatctatttacgtgtctgtgtgtatgtgtgttttgtatgcatGTGAGATGATCAGTTTATTGACAACAGATGAACTTGACTGAGACGATTTAAATACGTGTGGAAATATATACACTTGTTGCTTATCGTCATcggtttaacacacacacacacacacacacacacacacacacacacacacacacacacacacacacacacacacacccaccaatAACaaatacacgtacacacacaaaaaaaatctgtGGTGAGGGAATTtgattggagaaaaaaaaatgcaggagaAAGGAGCAgagcctctttctcttccctgctcttctcctcctcctcctcctcctcctcttcctttctccttccttctttgcccttGACCTTCCTTCAGTCAGGCCTCCAAACCATACCCAGGTAGGCTCAGAATACCTTTatgcccctctccttccctcccttccttccctcccttctctcccttccttccctccttcccttctttcttccttccagacTAATaccactcttctccctccttccctccagcctccatctctgtccctcttttcctttcctccttcactccaacctttctctcccctgtctctccctcctccttctcctccaccttccctatcccttcccttccacctccctccctccctctgcttgtctctctccctctctctcccatcacctgcatctctcctctctgcctctccgATTTCTCCTGTATTACCTGACCCACCATCCGCTcatcttcacttctcctcctcctcctccttcgtaaccCTGACACGGATGACAAACGAATCCGAGTTCTTCACCTTATCGAATAGTGACCCCCGAATAATCTAatccattcatatttttttattgtatccTCTTTTTTGTTACACCTCACATCCATCttatcattttcatttcagtttcgTTCATcttcttatgttatttttttttccagctgGGTTCATCTTTTCGTGTGTTATTTTTTCATTGTCCAAGTCCACTGTTCGTTTGTCATCGCTAGTTAAGTATTCCGTCAACCCTTGCACGGCTTCTCTTGCCGCGTTATAGTAAGACTCCCTATAGTGACTTGCTGTAATgctgagggggtggggaggagagatgaGTGTAGACTGACGGGAAGGGGTTataaggaagggacggagaaagaaaagatacagaaatgagagatgaaagaagtTATGGGCTTGATGACTAAAGGGATTGGGGCAGGGTAAGGTAGGGACAGAGAGATGAAATATACAGAAATGAGAGACGAGTGGAGTAATGGGTTTGATGACTAGAGGGAAGGGGGCAGAGTAAGGtagggacagagaaagaaaatttacagaaaTGAGAGATGAATGAAGTCATGGGTtaggaagctggaggaggagaaggaggaggaggaggaggaaacatggaaacatggaaatgcaggcaacagaaaccctattggctcattacgaggttgcccgctttggtgatttaatctgctcgacagccacttggggcctggggagcggatgaaagcacctcggtattcagtttactcctgacgcaatgaaatgacggtcgattcgatttctgaaagagttgatggtattcgcatttactacttctgagggaagattgttccagtggtagatgactcggtttgaaaagaaactctttccaatgtctgtgttacatcgacttaACTGAATGGGTAAAGCGTTAtttatagttcttgagttggtttgcagttcaaagaatttggagtaattgacgttattgaactttttcaggtacttgaaaacttgaatcatatcccctcgtaggcgtcttttctccagtgtaaagagattgagttgcttgagtcgttcctcgtacggttgagcccttaaggtcgGAATAattttcagacacacacacaaatcaggGGTGAAGTGAACGAACCCGCGCCCACGTACgaaagtgctttaatcctttccgcagatctttcaagaggagggtatcaggacacctctcctcccgaaattgacctatctttcggccactcctctaactctttttaggagcagtgagtagcgagcttttttttaacatttgctacctttttttatgctcttgaactgatttctctgctgtaaaaaaaagtcactcaaGTCAAGACGAACTGATTAAAACaccaaagcaggcagcctcgcaatgagccaacagggTCTCTGGTGCCTACTCGTTCATGTTTCTTTGCATcaatgcttccatgtttccccctcctccttttcctccttgcccttatcatcattatcatcatcaatcttatctctttcttattcttctttttcgtcttttttttctttatatttttcttattgctCATCAGGTTATCGAAActttagaaaagagagagagagagagagagagagagagagagagagagagagagagagagagagagagtaaggagggcTGGAGGAAGGGAGTTAAAGAGGATGTATGGAGAGTTGACATTCGGGGCAGCAGTAATTATAATCTTCCTACGGTGTGTTAATTAAtttatatgtttctctctctctctctctctctctctctctctctctcattaactcccatttacttcttttttttttatcatctctccgcttcttcctccacctactccattcgctttgctttccttttcttccattatctCTACTTCCATAAttatctttccttacctcctccgattccttttcctttcctcttttaggctacatgtgtttctttctctttcctcgcctccttctcctcctcctcctcctcctttcccctattTCCTTCTCGTCAGTTAACTGCTCTTCCATCCCTCATCTCCATTTCCCCATTTCCACcaataccacctcctcctcctcctcctccttctcctcctcattttgtaAGTACCTGAAGAAGGTGTAGAAGTACCTCCAGAatttcagtaacgtcgatcacaGTTTTTTGTGCTCCAAATTCACCCTAGAGCTTGAAATACGGTCCACCGATTCATGGGAGGCAATCCAGCATATACAGACATCAGCaggagttttttttatatctcttatGTGAGTTATCCGttaatggaataaactcccatcAAAAGTAGTAAGTgaggaaaccatcaactcctttaaaaatcgcatcaaTCGCTCTTTTTTTGCGTCAAGAGTGAACAGAACTTAAACGTAAAGCGGTGATTTGATGTGCTCTGCACGGATGAAATGAATGCCGGGCAGGGTAAATACGCGTAgctagagcgggcaacctcgtaatgagtcaaTAGGTTTGCTGTTGcccgtctttccatgtttccatgtctccTCCTTTCGCATGTCATCCTTGTCACCGTATGGAAGCCACTGACCCACAACAGAAAGGAGAATGGATGATAATGAATATATGAGTGGGCGTTTAATTACAGGTGTCAGGAGGCGTTGATGGGAAAcagttaacttttttttatagtggggTGTTGGTGGCGAGGCATtgatgcgagggagaggagggaagggagggaggatataCACCAGGGGGGGACACAGCAAGGAGGGAATACCAGAGAGGGAACACCAGGTGGAGACACAGCAGAGAGGGAACACCAGGTGGAGACACAGCAGGGAGGATGTCGACCTATAGGGTGTGTAAGGGTGGTGTTGAGATAGTGTTGTTCACCATGggctgatcacgtgctggactcgcgatCCCCCGAATGAGCTTGGAGCTGTAGTGACGGGTCATTGGGTACGGCTGGACCACGggtgctagattatcgtactcaacataatttattttccggtttctgaccctTAAATATTGCCAGAAATCATCGAGAATTaacgattttaacgataactataaatgaatcttgttattggggcccaggagacagtttgtgggtcggaaatcggtaaatataagcggctgagtacgacaatttggcaacggtggGCTGGACActcacatcacacccacacacaccggGAGACGGGAcacagggccgtattttaagacaccatcgcttctcacatcaactatttctagaggtcaaagaggggatcaatctgcttttcatgagtgttttttaaggttcatggcacagaaaaagggtcaaactacccagggtcataaaactacccctggaaaggcctacaactcctacgaaagccatgtcagatatgtgaacttggacgacgaaatgttttaaaatacgacccacaacccccgactgacaccTTCAATACCCGTTCATTGCTGGGTTGACAGGGGGAAGAGATTAAAGGAAACTCCTCATCTGTcttctccatgtgtgtgtgtgtgtgtgtgtgtgtgtgtgtgtgtgtgtgtgtgtgtgtgtgttttaacttatggcgccggtaagctttctcGGTGGGGtctaatggtcggccccagctcgttatggcgcaggcaagtgtttaaagtggcgccatcttgcttgacccATGCTCTGTTTTGAATGGGAATGGTTGCGTGGTGATGATGTGGTTTTGGTGTTATGTGTGGTGTGGATGTAGCAGTGGAGATGGTGGGGCGCAGAGGAGTGATGTGGTGGCAGTAATCAACCACTAAACTCTGCTGGGTGGGTTCTCGGGTGACAGTAATGGTTcggagtggcggcggtggtggtggtggaaaggtttgGTTGAGTTATTCTGGTGGTGGTATGTGGGGGTCcccgggggtggtggtggtagtggtggtagttatcCACACAAAACCCATACTTTGGTGTTGACAGCGGGTGATGGTAGTGAGAGTAAGGGCCAAAAaccagaaaacgaagaaaaagataactTGGTGAATGGTGGTAGAGatcgtagtggtggtagtgatagtataTAGCAGTGGTTTTGATAGTAGTAGACAGACAGTATATATAAGTGgttttggtagtgatggtggtgatgatgatatataaacgagataaaaaagagaggaaatagaatgTGATTATGAGAAACAGAAgtgaggagtgggaagggaaaaaaaagaaaagggttagCTGTATGTGAAAGAAGtgatgatgagaaaagaaaagcaatgaagggaaggagggaggaaaagagaggacaaaagaaaaaagaagagagaagaaaaatgaggaaacgaaattaaaggaaagaaaataaagaaaaacaatgaaaataataaagaataaatgattgggaggaagaatataaagaaacaagGATGCGGGAAAGAAGATAATGGTGATAGGTGACGTTGTATTTACCTGTGAAGTTGACCGTGGTGGGGATGgcgttgataatgatgatgatgatggtgggtgcAATGACGTAGCTACAATGATGGGAACGTGGAACGACTCTTTGATAGCGGCGTTCAGTATAGCGTGACGTCAGTGTATAAATGACGTACACGAACAAACACGTCACTCTGTTGTTTTCTTACCTGTATTAGCAAACGTTTACCTGTGTGGCTTGTCTCCTTTTCcgcatccctctttctctctcttcttcctttcaatcatgtactcctccttttttttttctttaattttctttgcttctctttattttcgttttctcctttttccctttcctttccttctctccatttttgtttcctcccttttttctctttcctttgtttctcttcttacctcccttcctatgtctcttttccctctcaccctcactTCTTTCACATACAAATActaaccctttctttctttcccttcctcctccttctggtttcTCTCCTCCATATCTACCTTCTTATTTACTTCCCTTTTGGTTCTCTCTCCGTCAGTAAATCATTCTGccgctttccctctttttctgcttctgttttccccttcctctctcccctccttctctctctcctctcttccgctTTATGTCCGCCATCAGTTATTTGAATTCTTCGTCACACAGAACAATTTTTAGTTTACACTTTTATGACGGAGTGTTATATCAATTATTTTGCGGCTCCACATCtcacttcttgtgtgtgtgtgtgtgtaattgcctgtgtcttttattttgtctgtttttttatgattgtttacctgtctgtcagtctctgtatatttatttgcctgtctgttctctctctctctctctctctctctctctctctctctctctctctctctctctctctctctctctctctctctctctctctctctctctctctctctctctctctgtctgtctgtctctgtctgtctctctctctctctctctctctctctctctctctctctctctctctctctctctctctctctctctctctctctctctctctctctctctctctctcccccctcagcccctcccccccaccctcagGTAAGGTGCAGTTATCTTGAGATTGCTCACAGGCTTGCGgtgaggggaggtaggggaggggttgggggggtggggagtggAGGTGCAGTGTACATAAGTAGGGTAAGTGGTCTTCACTGATTCAGTAAAACATCTGCCTCCGTTCCCTTCACGTGGACTCCCCTCCTTGTACAACCCTTCTGTACATAGCATCCTCATAGCAGTTTCTCTTTGTTGTTGCTCACACGCAGTCTCGCCACGCCAACTCCCGAACTCACGCATAGCACCAAGCATATCGTTGCATTCTTCCCCGCATTGCCTAGTGACCGATATAGTGAAGCTTCCGTAACGTCTCCATCCACCAGTGCCTTGTCCTTGGCCACTCCCACGTCAACACCCACGCCCACGTATACCCACATGCACGTaccaccaccgttgccaggtcgccgtactcagagcacagtatttaccggtttctgacgcctaactattgccaagaaacatcaggatctaactcttttaacgataactattaATTGGTTTCGTTATTGGActccagaagacagtttaggggtaggaagtcgggaaatataatcggctgagtacgacaatctgggaacGATGCGTACCACCACCTCGTTCAATACGTAAAATGGTGACCAAAGTTGTGGATTCTTTGTAAGAGTCTATGTATATACCAGTGACTTGTCCTTGGCCACGCCCACTCACGGCAAAACCCACGCCCACGTACAGCCACACATATCACTACTTCGTTCAGTACGTAAAATGGTGACCAAAGTTGTGGATTCTTTAACATTCTACTCATATACCAGTCCCTtgtccacgcccacgcccacgccctcgtCCGTTCACAGCCCCCACCACGTCCACACGCACCACCTTGCTATGTACTTCCCCGTCCTCTAGTGACCAAACCACTTAACTATCTGGAACCTTATCATCAGTGTCTCGTCctttcccacgcccacacccaggTCCTGCTATACTACCACGCCCACTCACTTACCTTGTTCTTTTCCTACTCGTCTTCTTCCTTAGCTCACCTCAgtctccctttccaccctctccttccttcattccatggTTCCACTATTCCATCCTTCTCAGCTccgtctatctcttccttttcctgtctgttTCTCTTGTGACCAAAAAtcgttcttgttcctgttcgtcttcttccttacctcacctcagtctcctcttccatcctccctttccttcattccactaTTCCATTTTTTTAGCTccgtctatctcttccttttcctgtttgtttCTCTTGTGACCAAAAAtcgttcttgttcctgttcgtcttcttccttacctcacctcagtctcacctcttccaccctctccttccctcattccatgCTTCCACTATTCCATCCTTCTCAGCTccgtctatctcttccttttcctgtttgtttCTCTTGTGACCAAAAATCGTTAACCTCAACCCCCACCCATCACCCGACACCCTTACTCACCTGCACTTCCGTCACCTAAGTTCACCCACGACTACTCACCCCTCACCCTCATTGCCCTTCATATCGCCTCCTTTCTTTAATAAcccgtgtgtgtgagagtgtgggggaggggagtgcAAACCTTTCTCACCACCTGACTCATCCTCGTGGTGTGACCCCTGCAtcatggtgggggtggggggggatggggCTGAGTGGGTTTCGCTGTGGATGAGTGCGTGGAAGGATGGACTTGCGTGGTTAGGTGCTCAGTTAGTCGATTGAGTGGTGACTGAAGCTTGACTGTcacgcttttttttatctttctggtTTTGGGTTACAAGacatagggccagtttcacagttccccatgatgggttagtaagctcccaaaccaataccaaagtcTTCGacatttccttgtatagtgtctggtgtttatatttaagttcacaaatttgatgaaactgtacaggaaaagtcttgtgtatttagtgtggcatcgaagacctcaccattttggattgtatgggattctatagtttggttcgggctgttacgaagacactgtgttggactgtgaaatcggctcataaACCAGACTATAAAATCAGAAAAGTCAGAGAAGAAAAGCACATACACGCAGTGGTTGTGTTGAGTGAGTGACAACTAAAGCTTGACTCGCGCACGGATGGCTTtcgttgtttttgtatttttaagATCAGACCAGAAATTATAAggtcagaaaacaaaacaaaagaagaaaaggacataCCCAATAGTTGTGTTTAGTGTGTGACGACTGAAGATGTGCATTGATTTCTTATTTTATATCTTTTAGGCAACATGAGACGGAATATATTAAGAAAAGACATCAACAGGAATAAAAGGACATTGTAGCTGTTTAAATAATGGGATGGTTGATCAGACCAGaaacaataaggtaaaaaaaaaagaagaagaagaaagacttaCCCAATAGTTGTGTTTAGTGTATATTACGACTGAAGATGTGCATTGCTTTCTTATTCCATATTTTTTAGGCAACATGAGACGGACTATTTAAAGAAAAGACATcaacaggaagaaagggacattgTAGCTGTTTAAATGATGGGATGGTTTGAGTATGTGACGATTGAAACGTGGAAGTCGTATATAaatttgtctcattttcttcctttgcaCAAGAAAAGTCAGGCTGCAGATTAAAGCcgagtaaaacaaaagaagagaaagagacgagCTTAATGTGCCTCCAATACAGAAATATCGAACTGAGTTGAAACCAAAGTGgtcaggaaagaagagaaaataaccgAATGTGTAACCAGTGCAAAACATTTCAGAATTTCAGGAGTGTTAACGCCAAAAGGAGCTCAGTGTGCATCcaataaaagtaaataataagtAAAGCTCGGGACATCGTAAGTGAAGCTTCAAACATAGTACCGAAGCTTAAAACTCAGTAAGTGAAGCTTGAACCACAGGAGAGAGTCGCAGGATGTCACGGCTTTCCAGAGAATCAttaacggagggaaggaggaggtggcgatggCGGCGGCTGTGGTGGCGGACACatgcagcagaaggaggaggaagatcgctAGTGTGGTATGGAAGCGCTCCGGGGAACTCCTGGTCGTggctgctggtggtggcggcCGTGGTGGTTCTCCTGGCTGCTGGCGGTCATGCTAGGAAGGCTAACCGGGTCTTGTGGGGACGCGGGCCTCTGATGGGTCTGCAGCAAGTTATGGGCggctctgaggctggtgt containing:
- the LOC127001544 gene encoding uncharacterized protein LOC127001544, yielding MSPTGLLSLLLLVAMTTQKAAAADDPTTTTTTTTTEGPAAAPSLAIKKADLVAEIMAATNNLQDILPDNSLTISVESVGFFLLLAGVVAFLIHFIIGFGKAAPPPPAAELYSYPTGPATYSTGAAPGSGYGPGYSQEEAYNVHRNLEQAAAKYQ